A window of Nicotiana tabacum cultivar K326 chromosome 24, ASM71507v2, whole genome shotgun sequence contains these coding sequences:
- the LOC142178292 gene encoding uncharacterized protein LOC142178292: protein MVNKQTETPAEEKNEEQKIQNSEVQKEIEESRHMLALPFPQKMKREKLDKCFGQFLEMLKQLYVNIPFTEVLTQILAYAKFLKKILSSKRKLEKTTVVKLNVHCSAILQNKISQKCGDPGSFTIPCSLGSEKFDKVLCDSGASINLMPLSVFRKLEGELGVIKSIPMSRQLADQTTVLPEGIIEDILVQVYKFVFPDDFIVVDMEVNKEVPLILERLFLCTGRATLDIYEGQLMLKVGTEKVVFQIKRMMKYPSDEVSACSCFKLDIIGELAEKYKFDKLVGDTLERCIT, encoded by the coding sequence ATGGTCAACAAGCAGACTGAGACACCAGCAgaggaaaagaatgaagagcAAAAGATCCAGAATAGCGAGGTacaaaaagaaattgaagaaagtaGACATATGCTAGCTCTACCGTTCCCTCAAAAGATGAAGCGGGAGAAACTTGACAAGtgttttgggcaatttttggagatgCTCAAACAACTTTATGTGAACATCCCCTTCACAGAGGTACTCACTCAAATACTCGcttatgcaaagttcttgaagAAAATCCTGTCTAGCAAGAGAAAATTAGAGAAGACAACAGTGGTCAAACTGAATGTCCACTGCAGTGCTATATTGCAAAACAAAATTTCTCAAAAGTGTGGGGACCCAGGAAGCTTCACCATACCATGCTCGTTAGGGAGTGAAAAGTTTGACAAGGTCCTCTGTGATTCAGGTGCGTCTATAAATCTAATGCCTCTGTCTGTATTCAGGAAACTGGAAGGTGAACTTGGAGTGATCAAATCAATACCAATGTCCCGACAACTGGCCGACCAGACCACTGTTCTACCTGAGGGAATCATTGAAGATATTCTAGTGCAGGTGTACAAGTTTGTATTCCCCGACGATTTTATTGTGGTGGATATGGAGGTGAACAAGGAGGTGCCTTTAATTCTAGAGAGGCTATTTTTGTGTACAGGTAGAGCCACCCTTGATATTTATGAGGGGCAGCTTATGCTTAAAGTGGGAACTGAGAAAGTAGTGTTCCAGATAAAGAGAATGATGAAATACCCCAGTGATGAGGTGTCTGCCTGCTCGTGTTTCAAGCTAGATATCATTGGGGAGTTGGCTGAGAAGTACAAGTTTGACAAGCTTGTGGGGGATACTCTAGAGAGGTGTATTACTTAG